The Brachyhypopomus gauderio isolate BG-103 chromosome 7, BGAUD_0.2, whole genome shotgun sequence genome has a window encoding:
- the LOC143519767 gene encoding uncharacterized protein LOC143519767, producing the protein MHSKEAMGQTSRNVPVESRENSTRTSRSSWKNIARKRSAPTGPVEASRSFAMQGRDEESLRQCGKRKGDALQDMALHPMEAQPRKRKREEERKKRLTPPAQRTNPRRGASFASHYTVGDLLGTGGFGSVYAGVRKADGKQVAIKYVLKQHAQQFITVPGETRMLPLEVALMEMVCKPPCCEHIVELLEWFESRDHFILILERPIPCMDLFDFLVSRNGQLPESQARLIMRQVVQAVLHCRDRGVLHRDVKEENLLVNTDTLDVKLIDFGCGDLLQTGPYSQFAGTKIYCPPEWLADGMYEGRPATIWSLGVLLYSIICGYVPFENDSDIAEAHLRFEHRQSRACRHLIKWCLQQKPENRPVLEDILVTHDRRTRQEQRDLETAWGQRDWWPREAQRDWWPREAQRDWWPREAQRDWWPREAQRDWRPREAQRDWRPREAQRDLFPAWRRCDQRVSRQLSSLVRGYLLREFRRGLPPYKPAGAPPPSLGTSRRKPFLCQESPLSDVGGLSGPLLPPLHTVERELTDRRLSPSLSSLCPSVPDRAGCSDEGGLKSSLSSPYPSPPPRLQTVGDCPPSPRNTQCSLSKLRGDTPPPPSRPPRTRPREDWHGRGGVLVLPYTHRGLTEVFGHLRVFRTPSGAEYVSADGALHHLLLGDGGFGTSDWRRAMRFGFAITRFLRFIDRIMHSKEAMGQTSRNVPVESRENSTRTSRSSWKNIARKRSAPTGPVEASRSFAMQGRDEESLRQCGKRKGDALQDMALHPMEAQPRKRKREEERKKRLTPPAQRTNPRRGASFASHYTVGDLLGTGGFGSVYAGVRKADGKQVAIKYVLKQHAQQFITVPGETRMLPLEVALMEMVCKPPCCEHIVELLEWFESRDHFILILERPIPCMDLFDFLVSRNGQLPESQARLIMRQVVQAVLHCRDRGVLHRDVKEENLLVNTDTLDVKLIDFGCGDLLQTGPYSQFAGTKIYCPPEWLADGMYEGRPATIWSLGVLLYSIICGYVPFENDSDIAEAHLRFERRQSRGENTKATRR; encoded by the exons ATGCACAGCAAAGAAGCCATGGGTCAGACCTCACGTAATG TGCCTGTTGAATCTCGTGAGAATTCCACACGAACCTCGAGGTCCAGTTGGAAAAATATAGCAAGGAAGCGCTCTGCCCCGACTGGACCTGTGGAGGCTTCCCGATCCTTTGCAATGCAAGGGAGAGACGAGGAATCTTTGAGGCAGTGTGGGAAGAGAAAAGGAGATGCTCTTCAAGACATGGCACTCCACCCCATGGAGGCACAGCCAAggaaaaggaagagagaggaggagaggaagaagagattGACTCCTCCTGCCCAACGGACAAACCCTAGACGTGGAG CGAGCTTCGCTTCACACTACACTGTAGGAGATCTCCTGGGGACAGGAGGATTCGGCTCTGTGTATGCAGGAGTCCGCAAGGCTGATGGAAAACAG GTCGCCATTAAATATGTGCTGAAGCAACATGCACAGCAGTTCATCACTGTT CCTGGTGAAACTCGCATGCTCCCCCTAGAGGTGGCTTTAATGGAGATGGTGTGCAAGCCACCTTGTTGTGAGCATATTGTGGAGCTCCTAGAATGGTTTGAGAGCCGTGACCATTTCATCTTGATTCTGGAGCGACCCATCCCCTGCATGGACCTCTTTGACTTCTTGGTCTCGCGCAACGGCCAACTGCCTGAGTCACAGGCACGATTGATCATGCGTCAGGTGGTTCAGGCTGTCCTTCACTGCCGTGACCGTGGAGTTCTTCACAGAGACGTCAAGGAAGAGAACCTTCTGGTCAACACAGACACCCTTGACGTCAAGTTGATTGACTTTGGTTGTGGCGATCTGCTTCAGACCGGACCCTACAGCCAGTTTGCAG GCACCAAGATATACTGCCCTCCTGAATGGCTGGCAGACGGAATGTATGAGGGTCGCCCAGCCACCATCTGGAGTCTGGGTGTGCTCCTCTACAGTATTATCTGTGGATATGTGCCCTTTGAGAATGATAGCGACATTGCTGAGGCACACCTGCGCTTCGAGCATAGACAGTCTAGAG CCTGCCGCCATCTGATAAAATGGTGTCTGCAACAGAAGCCTGAAAATCGGCCTGTACTCGAGGACATTCTT GTGACGCACGACCGGCGGACGCGCCAGGAGCAGCGCGACTTGGAGACCGCTTGGGGGCAGCGCGACTGGTGGCCGCGCGAGGCGCAGCGCGACTGGTGGCCGCGCGAGGCGCAGCGCGACTGGTGGCCGCGCGAGGCGCAGCGCGACTGGTGGCCGCGCGAGGCGCAGCGCGACTGGCGGCCGCGCGAGGCGCAGCGCGACTGGCGGCCGCGCGAGGCGCAGCGCGACCTGTTTCCCGCCTGGAGGCGGTGCGACCAGCGTGTCTCGCGGCAACTGTCCTCCCTGGTCCGCGGCTACCTCCTCCGGGAGTTCCGTAGGGGCTTGCCGCCCTATAAGCCTGCTggcgctcctccaccctctctgggaACCTCCCGTAGGAAGCCCTTCCTCTGCCAG GAGTCTCCACTGTCTGACGTGGGCggactgtccggtccgctcctACCCCCTTTGCATACGGTCGAGAGGGAACTCACCGACCGAAGACTctccccctcgctctcctcGCTCTGCCCGTCGGTTCCCGACAGGGCTGGGTGCAGCGACGAAGGGGGACTGAAGTCTTCCCTCTCCTCGCCGTA TCCGTCCCCTCCGCCCCGCCTTCAAACGGTGGGAGACTGCCCCCCTTCCCCCCGTAATACACAGTGCTCCTTGAGCAAACTGAGGGGggatactcctcctcctccgagccgTCCTCCTCGGACTCGTCCTCGGGAGGATTGGCAC GGACGCGGTGGGGTGTTGGTCCTCCCATATACGCACCGCGGACTGACGGAGGTGTTCGGCCATCTCCGCGTCTTCCGCACTCCGAGCGGCGCAGAGTATGTAAGCGCAGATGGGGCTCTgcatcatctcctgctcggagaTGGGGGCTTCGGGACGTCGGACTGGAGAAGAGCCATG CGGTTCGGATTCGCAATTACCAGATTCCTTCGGTTTATCGACAGGATTATGCACAGCAAAGAAGCCATGGGTCAGACCTCACGTAATG TGCCTGTTGAATCTCGTGAGAATTCCACACGAACCTCGAGGTCCAGTTGGAAAAATATAGCAAGGAAGCGCTCTGCCCCGACTGGACCTGTGGAGGCTTCCCGATCCTTTGCAATGCAAGGGAGAGACGAGGAATCTTTGAGGCAGTGTGGGAAGAGAAAAGGAGATGCTCTTCAAGACATGGCACTCCACCCCATGGAGGCACAGCCAAggaaaaggaagagagaggaggagaggaagaagagattGACTCCTCCTGCCCAACGGACAAACCCTAGACGTGGAG CGAGCTTCGCTTCACACTACACTGTAGGAGATCTCCTGGGGACAGGAGGATTCGGCTCTGTGTATGCAGGAGTCCGCAAGGCTGATGGAAAACAG GTCGCCATTAAATATGTGCTGAAGCAACATGCACAGCAGTTCATCACTGTT CCTGGTGAAACTCGCATGCTCCCCCTAGAGGTGGCTTTAATGGAGATGGTGTGCAAGCCACCTTGTTGTGAGCATATTGTGGAGCTCCTAGAATGGTTTGAGAGCCGTGACCATTTCATCTTGATTCTGGAGCGACCCATCCCCTGCATGGACCTCTTTGACTTCTTGGTCTCGCGCAACGGCCAACTGCCTGAGTCACAGGCACGATTGATCATGCGTCAGGTGGTTCAGGCTGTCCTTCACTGCCGTGACCGTGGAGTTCTTCACAGAGACGTCAAGGAAGAGAACCTTCTGGTCAACACAGACACCCTTGACGTCAAGTTGATTGACTTTGGTTGTGGCGATCTGCTTCAGACCGGACCCTACAGCCAGTTTGCAG GCACCAAGATATACTGCCCTCCTGAATGGCTGGCAGACGGAATGTATGAGGGTCGCCCAGCCACCATCTGGAGTCTGGGTGTGCTCCTCTACAGTATTATCTGTGGATATGTGCCCTTTGAGAATGATAGCGACATTGCTGAGGCACACCTGCGCTTCGAGCGTAGACAGTCTAGAGGTGAAAACACAAAAGCAACTAGAAGATAA
- the LOC143518266 gene encoding serine/threonine-protein kinase pim-3-like isoform X3: MHSKEAMGQTSRNVPVESRENSTRTSRSSWKNIARKRSAPTGPVEASRSFAMQGRDEESLRQCGKRKGDALQDMALHPMEAQPRKRKREEERKKRLTPPAQRTNPRRGASFASHYTVGDLLGTGGFGSVYAGVRKADGKQVAIKYVLKQHAQQFITVPGETRMLPLEVALMEMVCKPPCCEHIVELLEWFESRDHFILILERPIPCMDLFDFLVSRNGQLPESQARLIMRQVVQAVLHCRDRGVLHRDVKEENLLVNTDTLDVKLIDFGCGDLLQTGPYSQFAGTKIYCPPEWLADGMYEGRPATIWSLDSHAV; encoded by the exons ATGCACAGCAAAGAAGCCATGGGTCAGACCTCACGTAATG TGCCTGTTGAATCTCGTGAGAATTCCACACGAACCTCGAGGTCCAGTTGGAAAAATATAGCAAGGAAGCGCTCTGCCCCGACTGGACCTGTGGAGGCTTCCCGATCCTTTGCAATGCAAGGGAGAGACGAGGAATCTTTGAGGCAGTGTGGGAAGAGAAAAGGAGATGCTCTTCAAGACATGGCACTCCACCCCATGGAGGCACAGCCAAggaaaaggaagagagaggaggagaggaagaagagattGACTCCTCCTGCCCAACGGACAAACCCTAGACGTGGAG CGAGCTTCGCTTCACACTACACTGTAGGAGATCTCCTGGGGACAGGAGGATTCGGCTCGGTGTATGCAGGAGTCCGCAAGGCTGATGGAAAACAG GTCGCCATTAAATATGTGCTGAAGCAACATGCACAGCAGTTCATCACTGTT CCTGGTGAAACTCGCATGCTCCCCCTAGAGGTGGCTTTAATGGAGATGGTGTGCAAGCCACCTTGTTGTGAGCATATTGTGGAGCTCCTAGAATGGTTTGAGAGCCGTGACCATTTCATCTTGATTCTGGAGCGACCCATCCCCTGCATGGACCTCTTTGACTTCTTGGTCTCGCGCAACGGCCAACTGCCTGAGTCACAGGCACGATTGATCATGCGTCAGGTGGTTCAGGCTGTCCTTCACTGCCGTGACCGTGGAGTTCTTCACAGAGACGTCAAGGAAGAGAACCTTCTGGTCAACACAGACACCCTTGACGTCAAGTTGATTGACTTTGGTTGTGGCGATCTGCTTCAGACCGGACCCTACAGCCAGTTTGCAG GCACCAAGATATACTGCCCTCCTGAATGGCTGGCAGACGGAATGTATGAGGGTCGCCCAGCCACCATCTGGAGTCTGG ATTCCCATGCAGTTTAG
- the LOC143518266 gene encoding serine/threonine-protein kinase pim-2-like isoform X2, whose protein sequence is MHSKEAMGQTSRNVPVESRENSTRTSRSSWKNIARKRSAPTGPVEASRSFAMQGRDEESLRQCGKRKGDALQDMALHPMEAQPRKRKREEERKKRLTPPAQRTNPRRGASFASHYTVGDLLGTGGFGSVYAGVRKADGKQVAIKYVLKQHAQQFITVPGETRMLPLEVALMEMVCKPPCCEHIVELLEWFESRDHFILILERPIPCMDLFDFLVSRNGQLPESQARLIMRQVVQAVLHCRDRGVLHRDVKEENLLVNTDTLDVKLIDFGCGDLLQTGPYSQFAGTKIYCPPEWLADGMYEGRPATIWSLGVLLYSIICGYVPFENDSDIAEAHLRFEHRQSRDSHAV, encoded by the exons ATGCACAGCAAAGAAGCCATGGGTCAGACCTCACGTAATG TGCCTGTTGAATCTCGTGAGAATTCCACACGAACCTCGAGGTCCAGTTGGAAAAATATAGCAAGGAAGCGCTCTGCCCCGACTGGACCTGTGGAGGCTTCCCGATCCTTTGCAATGCAAGGGAGAGACGAGGAATCTTTGAGGCAGTGTGGGAAGAGAAAAGGAGATGCTCTTCAAGACATGGCACTCCACCCCATGGAGGCACAGCCAAggaaaaggaagagagaggaggagaggaagaagagattGACTCCTCCTGCCCAACGGACAAACCCTAGACGTGGAG CGAGCTTCGCTTCACACTACACTGTAGGAGATCTCCTGGGGACAGGAGGATTCGGCTCGGTGTATGCAGGAGTCCGCAAGGCTGATGGAAAACAG GTCGCCATTAAATATGTGCTGAAGCAACATGCACAGCAGTTCATCACTGTT CCTGGTGAAACTCGCATGCTCCCCCTAGAGGTGGCTTTAATGGAGATGGTGTGCAAGCCACCTTGTTGTGAGCATATTGTGGAGCTCCTAGAATGGTTTGAGAGCCGTGACCATTTCATCTTGATTCTGGAGCGACCCATCCCCTGCATGGACCTCTTTGACTTCTTGGTCTCGCGCAACGGCCAACTGCCTGAGTCACAGGCACGATTGATCATGCGTCAGGTGGTTCAGGCTGTCCTTCACTGCCGTGACCGTGGAGTTCTTCACAGAGACGTCAAGGAAGAGAACCTTCTGGTCAACACAGACACCCTTGACGTCAAGTTGATTGACTTTGGTTGTGGCGATCTGCTTCAGACCGGACCCTACAGCCAGTTTGCAG GCACCAAGATATACTGCCCTCCTGAATGGCTGGCAGACGGAATGTATGAGGGTCGCCCAGCCACCATCTGGAGTCTGGGTGTGCTCCTCTACAGTATTATCTGTGGATATGTGCCCTTTGAGAATGATAGCGACATTGCTGAGGCACACCTGCGCTTCGAGCATAGACAATCTAGAG ATTCCCATGCAGTTTAG
- the LOC143518266 gene encoding serine/threonine-protein kinase pim-1-like isoform X1, with the protein MHSKEAMGQTSRNVPVESRENSTRTSRSSWKNIARKRSAPTGPVEASRSFAMQGRDEESLRQCGKRKGDALQDMALHPMEAQPRKRKREEERKKRLTPPAQRTNPRRGASFASHYTVGDLLGTGGFGSVYAGVRKADGKQVAIKYVLKQHAQQFITVPGETRMLPLEVALMEMVCKPPCCEHIVELLEWFESRDHFILILERPIPCMDLFDFLVSRNGQLPESQARLIMRQVVQAVLHCRDRGVLHRDVKEENLLVNTDTLDVKLIDFGCGDLLQTGPYSQFAGTKIYCPPEWLADGMYEGRPATIWSLGVLLYSIICGYVPFENDSDIAEAHLRFEHRQSRACRHLIKWCLQQKPENRPVLEDILAHCWFSEGLQD; encoded by the exons ATGCACAGCAAAGAAGCCATGGGTCAGACCTCACGTAATG TGCCTGTTGAATCTCGTGAGAATTCCACACGAACCTCGAGGTCCAGTTGGAAAAATATAGCAAGGAAGCGCTCTGCCCCGACTGGACCTGTGGAGGCTTCCCGATCCTTTGCAATGCAAGGGAGAGACGAGGAATCTTTGAGGCAGTGTGGGAAGAGAAAAGGAGATGCTCTTCAAGACATGGCACTCCACCCCATGGAGGCACAGCCAAggaaaaggaagagagaggaggagaggaagaagagattGACTCCTCCTGCCCAACGGACAAACCCTAGACGTGGAG CGAGCTTCGCTTCACACTACACTGTAGGAGATCTCCTGGGGACAGGAGGATTCGGCTCGGTGTATGCAGGAGTCCGCAAGGCTGATGGAAAACAG GTCGCCATTAAATATGTGCTGAAGCAACATGCACAGCAGTTCATCACTGTT CCTGGTGAAACTCGCATGCTCCCCCTAGAGGTGGCTTTAATGGAGATGGTGTGCAAGCCACCTTGTTGTGAGCATATTGTGGAGCTCCTAGAATGGTTTGAGAGCCGTGACCATTTCATCTTGATTCTGGAGCGACCCATCCCCTGCATGGACCTCTTTGACTTCTTGGTCTCGCGCAACGGCCAACTGCCTGAGTCACAGGCACGATTGATCATGCGTCAGGTGGTTCAGGCTGTCCTTCACTGCCGTGACCGTGGAGTTCTTCACAGAGACGTCAAGGAAGAGAACCTTCTGGTCAACACAGACACCCTTGACGTCAAGTTGATTGACTTTGGTTGTGGCGATCTGCTTCAGACCGGACCCTACAGCCAGTTTGCAG GCACCAAGATATACTGCCCTCCTGAATGGCTGGCAGACGGAATGTATGAGGGTCGCCCAGCCACCATCTGGAGTCTGGGTGTGCTCCTCTACAGTATTATCTGTGGATATGTGCCCTTTGAGAATGATAGCGACATTGCTGAGGCACACCTGCGCTTCGAGCATAGACAATCTAGAG CCTGCCGCCATCTGATAAAATGGTGTCTGCAACAGAAGCCTGAAAATCGGCCTGTACTCGAGGACATTCTTGCACATTGTTGGTTTTCGGAAGGACTTCAGGACTGA